DNA from Peromyscus leucopus breed LL Stock chromosome 3, UCI_PerLeu_2.1, whole genome shotgun sequence:
CTACCCTTCCTTACCATACCTCACTCCATTTAACCTTTCCTGTCCCATTAGTCCCCCTTTGCCCTTTATATTACTGCAGTCTTTATCTTGGACCTTGAAATTTCTGTCCCAGATGATCCCTCACTAATTTCTTGACCTCCATGGATATggcaaatgaaacacacatatctgaagGTTGAAAGCTAACATGCAAAAGTGAGAGAAGACCTGTGACAAACATTTGCTTTTCTGGGTCTAGGTTGACTGTCATGCTGGTACTGACTTGGAAGTTTCATTCTTACTGCCCAGTTTTCATAATGTTCTAAGGTGCTATGCATACTATTTAAGGAAATGAttaatcatcagtcttaccccACCTTGAACTTTCTGAGCTACAGGAACCACAAGGCTGCAaacatgtgcatgggtgtaatagtggcacaaatagcACAGGTGTAACCAACCCCTTCCTGGTTGGATTCAAGGACAACTTTACATGTTAAAACCCATAACTGGTACCAACACTGGAGTAAATAAACTTCTCGTTGGACAAGTCATAGGCCAAAGAGGAGAACATACTTCTATCATTTTACTAAATGTTCACTGTTAAATCAACTCTTAGTAATTTATCACTATACCCACAAATTAATGCATCACTCAAACTTTATCATTTGTTTTGCAGTAAATGGCAAGTCCGACAGAGTCTTCCAAGTAGACATTGTTCAGAGAATAAAAGACTGCAAAATATTAAGATAATAAGAGTCTATAAACATCCATACctaatgggacatctgtatcacatctGCTTTCCTCAAGTCTCAGACATTATTGTAAAATATCAGGGGGAAAAAGTATAAGATATTAGAAAGGTGGATGACTGTAAATAAAGAATTTTCTGGATACAGCAAAGAAGTTACACATATAAACTTACAATGCGTGATGGTATACACAAACCTGTGCAAACTTGAGCTGGACAAAAATTTCATGAGAGAGGGGGAAGTTGGCAGGAAGTCTCACCCTTCACTCAAGAGTTATTTGTCAATTGatagctgggaggagagagaaagccagttttctttaacTATGTTGCCCAGGGTAGGTAACTACACTCCAGTGGAAGTCCATGATGGTATCACAAGatgtacttgatttttttttaaataaaggacacAAAATTTGGTGGTGATGGAGGGTGGGTATTGGAGGAGTTAGAAGATAGTTAGGAATATGACTAAAATAAGATATAAGAaattctcagaaaactaaaaaaaagaaagagaaaaaagtaaaagtaataaacattaaataaagcTTGAGTCTAAGGAGTTGAGCCTATTGGTTGGATCAATGGGTCTATCATTGACAGGAAAATGTGTATGTTTCATACACATTATATATCACTTCTCTTTTGTATTatgtcatctatcatctatcatcttttGGTATTTcttacagaaaacaaatgagTGCTTATAGGGAgtgaattaaatttattaaaactcTAATTGGTTCTAGAGATAAGAAAAAGCATATTTGGGTATATTTGGGTAAGAAATGAATCCATTTAACTTTTGATAGCTTAAACTGTGatgctttatttttccattttgtgctgctaaaaataaaataatgttgctATGGGAGCTGAAATTCTGCATCAGAGTTATTAAGTACAGTCTTTGAGAAGATAATTTGCAAAAATGGAAAATCAAATCATCTTAAGCCGAGCAGTgctggtgtatgcctttaatcccagcactcaggaggcaggggtagttagatctcaatgagtttaaggccagtctggactgcatAGCAatctccaggacaggctccaaagctacacagagaaaccctttctcaaaatccACCGGCCCTCCCAAAAGAATCAACTCTAAACTACAAGGATTCCAATATGTTTGTGCAAGCATTAACATTTTTCTGAAGCAAATGAGTAGTGAATAGCaattttccatttcctgtttGAACCAATTAAGTCAATCATACATGACAAATCCTGATATTAGACCATATACAATTTTTGGAGTTTTTATACTCACTTTAGTTTATACTGGTTTGAGAATTCTTTGGTGTCTCTGAATGATGTGAAGCAGAATGGCAGTTGATCATAACTTAATCTTGTAAGCATAGAAAACTTTAGATGTGTTCATTTTTGGCATCAAGTTCATACCTACTAAAAATTTCAGGGAACCGGGTAGCCAACGGCCTGAGGAGCAACATGCCTAAGTTTTATTGTGACTACTCTGATACGTATCTGACCCACGATTCTCCATCTTTGAGAAAGACACACTGCAGTGGTCGGAAACACAAAGAGAATGTGAAAGACTACTACCAGAAATGGATGGAAGAGCAGGCCCAGAGCCTGATTGACAAAACAACGGCTGCATTTCAACAAGGAAAGATACATCCAgctccagtctctcctcctcctgcggGGGCCATGATCCCACCTCCCCCCAGTCTCCTGGGTCTCCCTCGCCCTGACATGATGCCTGTactccacatgggaggccctCCCATGATGCTGATGATGGGCTCTCCTCCTCCTGGGATGATGTCCGTGGGACCTGCTCCTGGAATGAGGCCACCCATGGGAGGCCACATGCCCAAGATGCCTGGGCCTCCAATGATGAGACCTCCTGCTCGACCTATGATGGTGCCCACTCGGCCTGGCATGACTCGGCCAGGCAGATAAGAGCAGAAAGGCTCTTTATCACTTTTGTACTTCTTGTTCTGTTTCACCAGGAGATGACGGTGCTGAGCCTGGGTGTTTTCTAGTTGCATGACAGGAAGGCTTCCCCTTCCGAACAGAGAGAAGTGGGACAAAAACAGTGCAGCTTTCACTGATATtgtgaaatgtgaaaataaaattgtcagctgttttagttaaaaaacaaatttcagtTTGTCAGCAATATTTGAAAACACTCTACTAttgtaaaattactttaaatatttcatacataACATTTCTAATTTTAACTTAGTACATTCTAGGTGAATTCAGCTCCTCAATAAGGACTACATAGTCCTAAATTTGTTTAGATAGTTTtgattgaaaatagaaaaattaatctGGAGAAACCCCTTGAGTTAGTAATTCTATCTTCCACATTTAACACAGATTGGTTGAAGGACTGAGAAACTAGATGGCTTATCTGAGATTGTATAATAGTAAGAGTGGAGGTGGGAAATGAGTCTTAAATCCTGCTTAAGCTGGAATGGCAGTGCATGACTGGACCATGGATGAGGTTGCATGAAGTCTCTTTCACTTTAAGTCTAATTCACATATTGGAATCAACTCCCAGGAGGAACTTTGTTCAAATTGCTCAATGCCACTGAAACCTCAAGTCTATTTGGAAATGATAAAGTATATGAAGCTTtagtatacatttatataataaaagtGTCTCAATAAAAATCATAACTATGTACAATGGACAGGTCACAgcaattttaaataatgaaaatgaaaatctacTATGTACTCATCCTGTGAGCATAATCTGGGGTAGAGAAgtacatatttctttttcatgaGTTCAACTATCTTAGAAGTCCCTTTTATCTTAATAATGTCATAGGCACAAtcctgttgcacaaatcctaaatggtcttacaataaaaacccGAAACCAGATATCAgtgtaaaagctgaaagatcagagaagcaaagcaagccacagctaccagctcttacctcaccaactcctcagcctgacagagcctctgTAAAAGCACGaatttctgtctcctctcaccttttattcctttctctgcccagccatatcacttcctgtttcaaccttcctagtgctgggattaaaggtgtgtgacaccaccgcctgacctctgtgtttaactcggtggctggctctgtcctctgatcttcaggcaagcctCATTTCTTAGGTTACAAATATTATCACTGCACAGTTCTTCTCCTATCAAACACTCACCTTTACTATGAATTCTGTTTTCTATCAGCACACTGCATTTCCTGAGAAATTTGGTCAATTATACCCTCATCAGTTGAGGAACAATGCATACTAAAAAGTAAGCATGCTACATATATAATCTGTTCTTTCACGTAGTATAAAGTTTGGAATTTATAAATAACCTTTATTTTTGCCAGCATTACATGAGgacatggtttttaaaatgattttattaattatttggagatttcacaaattgtatttttatcataattatggaattaaaaaacaatataCATTTCAATCTAGGAGAATAAGTTGAGTTCATTTTGCATTGATATGTTCTTTTgaatttatgaaaatgtattcatttactgGCCTATTGAATAAATAGGTAGACAGAGCTTTCTAAAATGTCAGTATTTCCAGTCAGGAATGCACAGTTTATAGTACTGGCTACTATAGTAAACAAATTTGTTtaccacacaaataaacaaaattgatCTAATTTAAAAGAGAATGGAGGAATATGTCTCAACTCCTGGCTTCTCTAATGACTCTTTTCACTTAAAAACATTCTGAAGTTTGACTAAAAGTTCTTATGGTAACAGGGACTAAGTGATGTTTTATATATTACTCAGTGACATTTGCAAGATAGCAAATGGTACAAGGCAGTCTTTCTATCTCTTCACTATTCAAAAATCATACAAGAACTATAAGAAATTTTTGGGAAACATCTACAAAATGTGGCATACATTGAATTTAACTGTGAGTGAAACAAAACCCTTTCTGATAAAAAGAATAAGTGATGTATCACATAGTTGGAGTGAATAATGACATGGAGGCAATTGATCCACTGGAAATATTAGCCTACTTTGTTAGTTCTGGGCTTCCATGTTCtcatatttatatttgaattatCATGAAGatcattttaaataaagcaaagaccttataaaataagttatttttaagtttttacttttattaattttgagattataaatattattaaatatttttccttctggtTCCTTTCCCCAAATAGTCCCAtattctcctcctttttctctttaaaacttaTGACTTTATTCAATAATTGTCactttttgtgtatatgtatgtacatattcccaaatatataaataaatccttCTCAATTTGTATAATATTGTTTGTAGACGTGTTTTCAAAGCTGAATTTTTAGTGTTGGATTACTAGTTAGTATGTTCTTTTCTGAACAAAACCATTTCTCCAACTCTTAGCTGTCTTAGTTCTGTTCTTTGTGAAGGGTTGAGGCATCCCAGGCTTTCTTCACCCATTTTAGCATGTCTATTATTATCCTTGTTCAGCCCACAtgtaggcagtcatgttggtgagactttatggttaTACCCTCTGATTACCATGTGATACTATCTCCCAACAGTCTCCCCAATTCTCTAGCTCTTTCAATATTTCCACCCCATGTTTCAGTGATGCTCCCAGAAACATAGGTTCAGGAGTTGTATTATAGATGTGACAGTTGGGGCTGGGCCCCACCACTCTGCATTTCAATTggctgtgcttttgttttgtttttataatgttcTCCATCCGTTCAAAGAAAGGTCTCATCGCTGAGGGgcgaggactacacttatctgtgagtataaggcaaatttttaaaatgtaattaggaTTATATTATTAGGGTTTAGTAAAGTGGCTGTAGGTTTTCCTCCAAGATCTACTTTATTAGTCCTGAGTAGTTGACTGGGTTTGGAGTTGCAGGCacgatttcaattttttttagaagttcttaagtccagttagagaaCTGATAGTTATCACCAAGATATGCATGCTACTACAGAGCACTTTgagtgatatttttttctttctttttttttttttttttttttttttttttggtttttttgagacagggtttctctgtgtagctttgcgccttcctggagctcacttggtagcccaggctgacctcgaactcacagagatccacctggctctgcctcccaagtgctgggattaaagtcatgtgccaccatcgcccggcaaggGTGATTATATTATGTTGGTCTTTGCTGTGGTTTTTAGGCACCATAGCTGGATAAGACTGTTGGTTAATTCTTTCCTTTGAAATGCTGCATGGTGCTGCCTGATATTGTGAAAGCAAATCCTTAGAGAGGAGAGTCATAAGAAATCATACTATCAACTAACTTtctacacacattacacacacacacacacacacacacacacacacacacagagtatatatTAGTATAAGTCaatatataaatgcacacatatattttaaatgaaattttctcatctgggctgacaatacTCTGAGTGTCaaagactatctaacaaaaaacccaacaccaTGCATGAGAAGGCCtcttttgaattgttggtcagggttgttcAAGAGACTGCCAAAACAGTATATGCTATTGGTATTGCCATTGGTTGCCTCCAAGATGTGTAAGATAAGTGTCTCTTGTTGAAGACACcttgcacttcagacacagggacCAGTGGCCCATGAGCTGGAaatgacataaaaataatttcttgaaaAAAGCGGGGCAGAAGTTTCTACCTCTGTTGCTCCATGCTGTTATATCAAGTAAAGCAATAGACTTAAAATGATAATGAAACTTTCTTAAAAGGCAGTCTTTCCTTACATTCTTTTCAAATGAACCAAAGGTAGATTGCTATTAAATTTAGCAGAGTAAAACTAAATTGGATGAATATATTCTTCTGCCACTCCTTTGGGTTTGAAAAATATTGAGTAAGTCCCTTTGCAACTTCTGATAAACTACCCCTCAGCATCTAATCTTGTTCAGACACACATCCCATTTAAAGAGCAGcaaacagagaaaaatcaataaaggcACAAGAACATGATGACTATTTTGtagcctttcattttatttacttgcttaAAATATGTATACTTGTGTGCTAGTATTGTTAAAGAACAAAGTGACACACTCAAAAACTTACATTTATACTCATTAACGGATTGTGatttttaattctgaaaaaaatcactaacatttcaatttttttcctataGAAATAAATTTGTAATAACTTCTCTTTTAGCATAAGCCAGCCACTCTCAGGAGAGAGTA
Protein-coding regions in this window:
- the LOC114707595 gene encoding U1 small nuclear ribonucleoprotein C-like, whose translation is MPKFYCDYSDTYLTHDSPSLRKTHCSGRKHKENVKDYYQKWMEEQAQSLIDKTTAAFQQGKIHPAPVSPPPAGAMIPPPPSLLGLPRPDMMPVLHMGGPPMMLMMGSPPPGMMSVGPAPGMRPPMGGHMPKMPGPPMMRPPARPMMVPTRPGMTRPGR